The stretch of DNA TCACTAGTTTCACAAGCAAGACAATTTGTAAGTTATTGTTTCATTGTTTGGAAGGATTCTGGAGTTTTACCTcgcaaaagggaaaaaaattgtAGTTTAACCTTGACTACTTGTTTGGTTTTGGATCAAAAATTTTTGTGTTGACAggaaaaaaatcattataagATCCCCCCAGACCCAAAAAACTTATATGTGAATGGAGACCCTTCCCCGATAACCCCAGAGGGAAAGCTGAAAACAGATCGACTAGTGCAGACGAAGGAAATTAAAATTCCCACCAAAGCTGAGATTGATGCAGAGTTAGAGAAGATGAAGAGCATGACTGCACAAGAGGCTGTTCTTGCTGCTGCACAAGCAGTTGCTGAGGCAGAAGCTGCCATTGCAGAGGCTGAAGCGGCAGCAAAGGATGCAGAGCAagctgaagaagaagcagaagcagcACAAGCTTTTGCTGAAGCAGCAATGAAAGCATATAAAAATAGAGCAATTTATTCCTGGTAGGCTCCTACTACCATCTATTTTCACTGTTTTATAAACTTGGTTTCTTCTTTGCATCAGCAGTGCACCAGCATCTGCAAACTCTCCCTATGGTCAGTGTTGTTTGGAAAACTGACCACAATAGCTGGTCGTTCAGCTACAGTAATCCCTGTCTCAAGATTTTTGTTTATTGGTGTGACACTAGATGTTTTTCTTTTCCCAGCCTAACACAATTAGTCTCTTTTCCTCAGCCTACAACATATCAGGACTTTATTTCATTCCACTTTGTAGGGTCGGCTACATGAGTTCTAACTAGTCAGTTATTATTTAGAATTCATGTTTGATCTGATAAGTTTTATGCAGACTGTCGGCTAACCTAAGGCAACCCTTCTTCTTTATTCAGGCTTCGGGACTGAAGACAACCCATAGGCGAAATTTCTCTATTCCTGAgtctaaatttataaaaagcCAAAGTCTTAGAAAGGCATATATATTCCATCTACCAAGGAAATCATACACTCCTATAACCAGCTATTAGCCCAAAATCTTGCCACTGCCAAAAGGAGAGATGCAAGGTGCAACTCGTGGTTGGGGATGCGTGAGTACCTTATTTCCTTTGAAAGGAAAAGTGGGCTatgaaaccttttttttttttggctggaATGTTATGAAACATTTTTAGGGAGactgaaattgaactttgtgGGAGCATCATCAGTATCTTTAATGCCTTCATTGGAAAACACTAATGTTAGTTGGCCTGTTATATCTTTTTGTCAAATCTACCATGATGCATCTGCAACATGGCCCATGTACATTCAAAGCTACCTTCTACAGTTTTCCTggttaaaattcttatttttatttcctttaaaaAGGTTAGTCTCGTCtcatgatctttttttttttccctggtGCAGATTATTCCCTGAGGCCGAATCctgaaattatattaaaatcatattacCAGCAAAAAGGTTGATGTCAACTCTAGTGAAGACTTTGCAGAGCTTTATCAGAGATTGCAGTTATATATTCTAGTAAAAAGTtacaaatggaaaaaatatacAAGTGGTCATCTTGAATTGAACATGAACATAGAATGGAACAATGGTTTGACAGTTgtgctttggaacaacttttatTGTAAATATGGGTTGGCTAGTAAATATGGGGCAAGTTTGGAATTGGATCTATAGACAATAGTTGCAAGTTTTAACCTTTTAGTTGCAGAGAAAATGCTAGCTGAAGAcatgtaaatagaaaattttcagaTGTTGAGATGCATTATTGCATTCGTCATTCACCTGTAATTTTGTCCAGGAAAATAATGCTGTTGCATATTCTGGAATGACTCATGGAGTATAATTGATGATGCTTTTCGCCTACCAACCATCACAGGTAATTTGCAGGTCTTATCTGAGGCTGCTTGCTCTTTGCAGTGGTGGCTTGAGCAATTTTGCTGTCATGTGTTTTGCTCTGAATCCTTCATTTTAAACCCATTTGAATATAGCAAGTGACATTAATTCATCTAGCAATCCAGTTGGCACGCCCATTTACAAGTAACGAGTCTGCCTACTACACTCAGGACCAGTAGGCACCTATAAGAATAcatagggttttggaaaaggAGACATTCtttaccaaaaaaaagaaaaaaattgtaaataatatcattaaaatgatgtaaaaaaaatgtttttctttttaatgtatGATCatcactcattttttttttagtaaaatttatatttatgtattctCCAAAACGCTGCACCTATACACTCATCCCACAGTTGGCGAATTGATTTCAGCCACTTTTATTAAAACATTGTAGCAATCAGAGTGAGCTTTCAGGTAAAACTTAAATTCCGTTCTCGATTTATATTTGGGGCTCAAGTCTCTCTACGCATTTGCAGGCAATATATTCATGTATAACCACCATTGCTTAATTTGTGTGATTCTTGTAGTTGTTTAGGCCCTGTTGTTGTTAGGAGCTGTTTGCTTGTAAGAGTTTCTGCTTTCCAATTACGAGATACAAATTTAGCCCAACCATTGCTATTTGTTAGGTGTTAAGAGCTTGTGCTTTTTTCgtggtaaaaaaattaaatgaaggaAAATTTGTCGTAaccctgctgctgctgctgcataatttaattttgccgtcagttttatttttattttttttgttaaaaatacaaagtaaacgttattttttaataatattgttgttcttcaacattttaaaaatataaattgaaaattgtgtgcgtgtgtgtgtgtgtgttaaaaaatgatttcataTTGATAAAGATGCTCATTCCCTAAACAAATGATTGGTCATAAAAAAGTTGGTCCAAGGTTACGTTGATGAAAAGGTGTCACTAGCTGCGGCTGGGtagataaaaacataaatatcattatgatgttttaatttttgaaagaaaaaaaaaaaaaaaaacaatgccaccaaacatcatttttattttaaaaataaaatgaaggaTCTAAGAGTTGATCCCTATTCATAAAAGTTCCCTATTCAGGCCATTCTTCTCCATTCACACACACCATATCACAGCCGAAATGGTGTGGTTAACCATGTCTTACCTTTGCCAGACCAGGCCCAGGCTTAatccacaataaaaaataaattaatcatattttttttaaagggagtaagaaaagaaaaataatataaagaattgttatttcaaattttaaattcatttacaCAGGCGTCATttcaaatgacaaaatttaaaattatcctATTCAAACAGAAACAAAGAttacatttatataaatttgacCCCActatttgtcattttaaatttaaaattttaaatccaTTGTTTgattacataattattaaaaacatttaaatttggATTCAAATTCACCCTATTTGAACctgaaaaatagaagaatttgaaatgacaatatttaaaatgcaagttttgcaaataaacaaaagttaaaatgaACTAGTTTACAATCCATCCCTCCATCCAAGCAAAAGCAATGAAAATGAATAGAATAGAAAGATACTGAACAACAAATGACCATTAACACTTAAAAcactttttaataaaaattaaacttttgttaagttaatgataaatttgaattttttaaagaaCTATTAAGATTAATATTGACAACATACAAATACTCCCATTCCACCTATTCTCGCCGGATAGACAAAAATATACTTCcatctatttttatttcattctataactacttcACTAGTGTCTGTGTTGTGTCTCTCTCAAATGAGGACACCTCTCCTCCGTCTATTTCCGTTTCATCCCCTCTCAACAAACACGTTGTAAGATACAAATTTGGTGTTGGTGCATGGTGGTTTTTACAGTTGAATCTGCCAAGAGCCTCTAATACAAGCAAAATAGGGCAGAAACAAAAATCAACCCCGCAGAGGGAGGGTCTATTTTGCTTGTTGAAAGAGTTCTAAATATTGGGATTGGGGGATTTTCTCAAGGTGGTGATTGAttctttgagagagagagagagagagagagagagaggccaaTACATTGAGGACAAATGGGGATGAATTCCCACTATGCTTGTGGGAGGGTCTATTTTGCTTGTTGAAAGAGCTCTAAATATTGGGATCGGGGGATTTTCTCAAGGTGGTGATTGATtctttcagagagagagagagagagagagagaggccaaTACATTGAGGACAAATGGGGATGAATTCCCACTATGCATGTGTGTATGGACAAATCATTCACAATTTCCATGTCGAATGCATCAACTTGGTTTGCATGGAAAGCCACACAAGTCGTTCAGGATATCTATACATGAAAAACACACACCTGCCTTGGTTCTCGGTAAAGAACACCCTAAAGAATAAGCAATCCCGAAGCCCATGGAATGTTTATTGTTTCTAGTTCAATATGCTTTATCTAGTAACAATCTAAAAGGCCATCAAACTCTTCTTCTAGACACAATAAAAGAGCACAAATTCTATACCGGTTCAAATTGAAACAAACCAACAACAAAAATCTCTTACGCCTAGAGAAAAGGATTGAACGAAAGGCAGACATATCGCTTGGTTGGAATCAAGAAGGCAACAAGCTCAATAGCCTGAGGCTCTCCAAACAATGAAGCAATAAACTTGGAAAATCCGCCAATCCCAATTCACATGGAAGCAATGAAAGCTTCATTTGGAATTTCtagggaaaataaaattattgttatcgTCACTCTCATATAAGAAGGAAGCTGTTCTACATTCAGAATATAAAAggcaaaattcaatcaaaaatgcAATGCCCTTTGGTGAGTTAAAAAAGAGTAATTACTCTAATACCACAGTAGCGCCCAACTCCTTGAGCTTCTCGACGATCGAATCGGCCTCCCCCTTGGAAACGCCCTTTTTGACCACCACCGGAGCCTTCTCGACCAAGTCTTTGGCCTCCTTCAGTCCCAATTCAGTAAAAGTCCTAACTTCCTTGATGATCTTGATCTTGGCCGCCGCGTCAAACTTCTCGAGCTTGATATCGAACGCCGTCTTCTCGGCGGCTTTGGCTTCGTCCGCCCCAGGGCCCGCTGCAGAACCGCCGGCTGAAGCCGAGTCAAGGCCCGACATGGCGGGTCCGTACTTGTTGAGGCCCATCTTGTGCCGGAAGAGGATCGAGTAATCGTACCTCTCCAACTTGGTGAGGTCGAGAAGCTCATCCGCTATTCTCTCCAGCTTTTGCGTCCGACTCTCGGAAGTGGCCGTGCAGAGGCTGCGCCATAGAGGAATTCGGCCGGCGACGGCGTGCCTCATTAGGATTTTGGAGGTCATGGATACCATTTGGAGACAGGAAACTCGTTCGAGAGTGATGAGATCTACAGAGACTCTCTCTGCATCGAGAATTGATCGATCAAAACCCAGACATTTCTGCTCAGGGAGAGAAGGGTTTTCACTTTCTAGGGTTCTAAACTCTGATAGTAGAGACTGACTAGAGAGACGAACGATTCTGTCACTGTGCTTGCTCCAAAGGAAAACGACAGCGTTCCTTCCTCAAACCTAAATCCTTTCAACTATCGTATATTTTCACCTAAACACCGTCGAATAAAGAATATTACACAAATCCCCTCGTTCACAGGATGATCATGCGTCGAAACCAATTATAAAATGAATAGTTTGACACTGCAACAGGGATAAAATTTATACAACATCAAAGTTTAAAAGGGTGTAAGTGTGACATTTTCAATTTAGGGATGCTAAGTCacgaaagacaataattgaggGGTCCATAAATAATTAGCCGTTTTCGTTTCTATTTCCGGTAGCTTCTACATAAAATGAATGTTCAAACCCTGCAACTCTATCTTCCCATCGTCGCTTCGAAATTGAAATCGACTTCAAGCCCTTTCTCCATTGTACTTCGTCGATTCTCGGCTTCCAGAATTCGATATTTTAGTGAGAAGAATGGTGTTCGGTCAAGTAGTAATTGGCCCCCCGGGCTCGGGGAAGACTACTTACTGCAACGGCATGTCCCAATTTCTTCAGCTTATCGGAAGGTACTAACAGCTACTATTAACGTTGCCCTATTTTCAGACTTTTCCCCCCTTTTGATTGCTTTTTGAATACATGCAATTAGATGGCATGAGCTAGGGTTTTGGCTCTTTAATTTCTTTGCTTGAAAAAGACTCTTACAAATTTTTATGTTCAATGGAACTCTGTGATTGTGACCGAAGTCTTAAACAATTATTTTGCAGGAAAGTAGCTGTAATCAATTTGGATCCTGCGAATGATTCACTGCCGTATCCCCTCCATGTACTTATTGCATTTTCGCTCTCTCCCTTTACTTCTCCTGGTCTACTTTTTGGTTTAAGGTCTGTTTAGGACGTTTTCCGTAATtccttaatttattataaatcatAGATATGAATGCGCCATTAACATTGAGGATCTTATCAAACTTAGTGATGTTATGAGTGAGCACTCGCTTGGGCCTAATGGAGGTCAGTTACTTCTGCTTTGCCTTCTTTTCTCATGAAACTCAAGTTATAATTTATTAGAAGCTGAATGAGAGGTGTTTGAATTAACATTAACAGCTTTATCTTGGTTCGATTATGTAGCTTAATACACCATGCGCAGTCTAAGTGTACCAATTGATTGAAACTCAAAAGGTTTGCTGGCATTGTTCAAACACCTAATTTTTTCTGCCTTGTTTAACCAGGTCTTGTTTATTGTATGGATTACTTAGAGAAAAACATTGACTGGTTGGAGTCCAAATTGAAGCCTCTTCTGAAAGGTTAGTATCATTCACAGCTACCCAATAGGAAACCATCCTTCCAGATGCTTGACATCCATCCATAACTATATAGTCATGCTGAATACCCAATTCCTTTTGTTATCATTTACCTCTTCCTTTATGGCACTGTCATAATGGCTTCCAAATCCATAATGGGCTGTTGTTTGCACTGATAGGATGTCTATTGTGTCATTCTGATGAAAGCATAAAGTTTGTGATAGTTGAGAATTATTTGCTTAGGATGTCCTTATGTGTAgcaatttttataaaatcttaaatggTCATGCAGATCACTACCTTCTTTTTGATTTCCCTGGCCAAGTTGAATTATTTTTCCTCCATTCAAATGCCAAGAATGTCATAGACAAACTTATAAAGAAGTTGAATCTTAGGGTATGTGAGACCTCTTCCCCAATCTTTCTTTGTTAAGGATCATTATAACGTGCCAGTCACTGTTAAGCCACCTTCTTACTGGAATTGGAATGGGCTTCATCTTATGCAGTTGACTGCTGTGCACTTAGTAGATGCACACCTTTGCAGTGATCCAGGAAAATATGTGAGTGCACTACTTCTATCGCTGTCAACAATGTTGCATCTGGAACTTCCTCACATCAATGTATTGTCTAAAATTGACCTTATTGAAAGCTATGGGAAACTAGGTAAGGGTGAACCTTTAAAATATCATGTCAATGTAACATTAGTGCATTTGAAATAAATAACAATCTCTCAAAAAGTGAATTTGCTGTTTAATATGTTATACTGATTGAGTTAACCCTCTATTTTGCAGCTTTTAATCTTGAATTTTACACAGATGTTGAAGATTTGTCTTACTTACAACATCATCTCAATCAAGATCCTCGTTCTACTAAATACAGGTGGATTGTTGATTAACCTCTCATTCAATATTTTGTTCTGGTTGAGGGGAAGAAAGCACATTTTAAATGAAGAGCAGTTGTTTGCAGGAAATTAACAAAGGAACTGTGTGAAGTAATCGAGAATTATGGCCTGGTCAACTTCACTACCTTGGATATTCAGGCATGTGTGTTCGTTTTTCCATTTCCTCTGCTCCATTTGGTTATGTTATTACCTTCTCAGATAGTCAACACCTTTTCAGGATAAAGAGAGTGTGGGGAATCTTGTTAAACTCGTAGACAAGAGCAATGGGTATATATTTGCTGGCATAGAAGGAAGTGTTGTTGAGTTCAGCAAAATTGCCGCTGCTCCTCTTGATTGGGATTATTATAGATATCCTTCtttgagtttgattttctaGTTTGATTTTCTCTGTTACACCTCCTTGTCCCTTTAATTCAATGTTTACAGATTGAACATTTTAATGCAGTATAATCACAAGTTCTTATCATTCTGCTTGACTGGGTCATTTCTGACTACCAGAGTCTCATTGAGGAATAGATGGTTGGGGTTCTTAATTTAAGTAATACACAAAATCTcaataaaaagtaatttaagGAATTTACGTATTTTTGTGCATGTATGAGAATTAGTACTGAAACTCTGGAATTACATAAGgaaatgtgtaaattatttaAGTAACTATAGATTATCTTAGTACACTTCCTTGCTTATATATTGTGAATGAACATACTTGTGATTTTCTCATAGTATATCTTGATGCAATTCTACACAAATCCTAGGACGCATTTCTACAGAAATCCTAGTCCTAGTCCTAGTCCTATTCCTATAGCTTTCCTCAGTTTGTATTGTGTGAACTTCATGTGTACGAATGGGCAGCTCAGTGAACTGTTAAATATCGACCATTTCTTTTTCAAGGTAAATAGGAATCATTTAAGTTTAATGTCTTCTATTTTGTTGAATGATGACGTTCTAGACAGTAATGTTGCAGACTCTTCGCTACTTATATTCtggttttcatattttattgaGTCTTAATGAGAGGATCTGAATAGTTTTGCTTAACAAAGCAATTTCACAACAGCAGCCGTGCAAGAGAAGTACATGAAGGATGATGATCTGGATTTTGATGACTGATAATTGGGAAGCAGGGGTCATATTGGTGGGTGAGATCCTTCTTGTATGATAAAAATAGTTATGTTGATTTTCTCCGCcatgttatttctttttgtgatttttaatctcttatttttctccatttgatTGACTCTTGACTCTTGAGTGCCTGTTGGttctattataaaaatagttttttagatttttgtttcttctccatGTTATTTGTTTATGTGATCTTTAATTCCTCTTCTGTCACTGTCAGTTTGAATGCAGTTCCTACTTATGCTTGTATACTTGTAAGATATGCTCATATACAGTAATTTTTTTTGCCGATGCAGTACTATTATGATCGTGTTGGTGGTTGCTTCTCGCCATCAGATGTACAGCATGGTAGTGGTCTAAAGTTGAAGCATATGCACTGCTGAAAGTGAAAGCTGCATTTGGTGGTggttgtttgggggggggggggggggggggggggggggcggggggatCAGTTTAAAATGGTTCACTGGTTGTCAGAGAACTGGAATTTTAGTTATTTCTGGATGCAGCAAATCTTTACATGGGTTCAAATGGGGCAGCTGGACACATTGCCCATTAATGGAATTGGAAATAACCTAATTCACATTAAGATATTTGCAATTCATGTGCATACTGGAAGAGTATTGCACAAAACTCCATATGATGTTCTGTTTTGACAGATATCTTAACTTCGCTTGATTTACTCTTAAGATTGTATTTGcgtagaaaattttcaaatgatgtcattttaatcTTTTGGGTCTAAATATAtcttgaaattaaaattcttcCAGAGATCTTATATTCAAATAgttgatttgaaatttaaaattttaaatgatccTATTCAAACGCACTTTAAActaaatttgattgatattcTCGGAGGAAGCCCCTACTAGTAATCTCATTTCCAACGAATGGGATTCATGCCAAGTCAGATAACTCATGTTGAAAATCAATGCTAATATTCATATCTTTACAGAAGCCGGGGACCCCCAGAAGAGTATTGTATGGTCCACAAATGATTAATGTACAATGAAACCAAAGAAAGCTCGGCTTCAAAGTGACGACAACAAACAGTGAGCCAGCTAGCAGCCAGCAACATAAAACAAGCAAATCTCACCAACGATCCTGCTAAAATCTCTTCTACAGTTTCAAGCAAATAAAGTCTCGAGGATGGACCCTTTCTTCAGTTCTTTGATTTGGGATGCTTGACAAGCCAATCAATAACGGCGTCTATGTTTGTTGAGTTTTTACATGAGATCATAAAGCAGCATACCTCACGATTAGTTATAGACTTGAGGTCCCTGCACAGTGTAACGTTGTTCTTTAATGCCAAAGGaaagagaacaaaaaagaaagttgaaaactaGGAATGATGCCAGGGAAGTGATATTGCAACTGCTTACATCTCTTCCATCAAAGTCTCCTTGGTAAGGGCTCCTGGCTTGTCAATCTTGTTGCCTAACACCAGCAACGGTATGCCGCTTAGTGATGGCTTGCTTAGCAGATCATGAAGCTCGCTTCTTGAGATGCTGATATTATCATGATCAGCAGCATCAACAACATAACTGCAAGAGAAATAAGTTTGAAGAATTAACTATAAGCACTTGACGACAATATTATTTTCCATACTCCAATAGGCCTTCAAAATAGATTTACGGATAAATATATTGAGATCACAAtgcaaatatttttattaacacATAGTAATCGGATATCATACAAATCAAGACATCCACCACAGAAACCtagcaattttatttttatttaatttttttctaatctgAAAGCCTTGAGAATACACGAAGCAAACCATGAGAGAGACCTAGCAGTATTTAAATAAGCATAAGACAGAATTAGTTGAGGAAATTAAAGTGGAATCAAGCAAATGATCCACATTATGAAACTCTGGATGGGAGTGATTAAACaaagattaagaagagaaacTAAGGTGTCTGGAAACCAATTTGGCTTCATGTGTCATCGGTCaataatggaagctatatacttgttgaggcACTTAATGGAAATGTATAGAGATAAACAAGAGAATTTGTGCAtagtgtttatagatttagaaaaagctTATAAAATTCTAAGGGAAGTCTTGTGgagaattttagagaaaaaaagaatCTGAATTGCTTATAAACAAGTTATTAGAGATATGTATCATGAGGCGCAAAACACATGTCTAAACACATGAAAGAGATACTAAAGTGTTTCCAAATTACAATTGGATTGCATCAAGCATCTGCTCAGATATGAAGGAACACTTTAAAATCTAGATGTTTTAtgttaaacaaatcaaaaactaaatatatggaatgtaggTCTAGTACAAATATGTGTGGGTGATGTTATGATAAAACTAGAAAATGAAGTCAtaccaagaaaagatcaattcaGTTTTCTTacatcaatcatccaaaaagatgaGAGGACTAATGATGATGTTACACATAGAGTTAAGGCAGGATAGTTAAAATGGAAGTGTCTAGCATCTTAAGTGatcacaaaatttaataaagacaagaagaaaagtttataagataattataaaCGACCAGAGTTTTTGCATGGCACAAAATGTTGTGCAGTAAAATACCAACATGTGAAAAATATAAGCCTAATGGAGGAGAGGATATTAAGCTGGATTGTGTGGCtacacaagaaaaaataaaactagaaataggattattcgtaataaggtcaAAAGTGGCTCttattgaagaagaagatatgtAGAAGAACACCAATAGAGGCCCTTGTAAGGAGAGTGGAAGGAACAAAACGAATATGTAGCAAAAGAGAGAGGAATACTAAGAAAAATTTGGCCCCTTGTGAAGagaatggatgaaatggaacaaatatgtagagagagagagaggagtacTAAGAAAAATTTAGCGGGGAAGACACATGGATATTATTTAAGGGCCAAAAAGATAAGGCTACAATAAACCACTCATTAGACTCACATAGTGGGGCAAAGGGCTTGATATGTTGCTGTTGTAAGGATCTTAGGAAATTAGAGAAGAGGGTCCTTAGCAAATTAGAGAAGATAAAGGGGAAAGCTGAAATTTTTCAGCAAGGATAAAGCTAAGAACCTAGACATACAGAAATTATACATGCAGCAATTTCAAGAAAGGCACATCTAAATATTATGAAAATCAACAGCAGTAGTAATTAAGTAAACTAAAGATGAGTATTCCCT from Diospyros lotus cultivar Yz01 chromosome 6, ASM1463336v1, whole genome shotgun sequence encodes:
- the LOC127804034 gene encoding uncharacterized protein LOC127804034, with the translated sequence MVSMTSKILMRHAVAGRIPLWRSLCTATSESRTQKLERIADELLDLTKLERYDYSILFRHKMGLNKYGPAMSGLDSASAGGSAAGPGADEAKAAEKTAFDIKLEKFDAAAKIKIIKEVRTFTELGLKEAKDLVEKAPVVVKKGVSKGEADSIVEKLKELGATVVLE
- the LOC127804032 gene encoding GPN-loop GTPase QQT1 — its product is MVFGQVVIGPPGSGKTTYCNGMSQFLQLIGRKVAVINLDPANDSLPYECAINIEDLIKLSDVMSEHSLGPNGGLVYCMDYLEKNIDWLESKLKPLLKDHYLLFDFPGQVELFFLHSNAKNVIDKLIKKLNLRLTAVHLVDAHLCSDPGKYVSALLLSLSTMLHLELPHINVLSKIDLIESYGKLAFNLEFYTDVEDLSYLQHHLNQDPRSTKYRKLTKELCEVIENYGLVNFTTLDIQDKESVGNLVKLVDKSNGYIFAGIEGSVVEFSKIAAAPLDWDYYRTAAVQEKYMKDDDLDFDD
- the LOC127804033 gene encoding ADP-ribosylation factor-like protein 8a is translated as MGLWEAFLNWLRSLFFKQEMELSLIGLQNAGKTSLVNVVATGGYSEDMIPTVGFNMKKVTKGNVTIKLWDLGGQPRFRSMWERYCRAVSAIVYVVDAADHDNISISRSELHDLLSKPSLSGIPLLVLGNKIDKPGALTKETLMEEMDLKSITNREVCCFMISCKNSTNIDAVIDWLVKHPKSKN